A single region of the Microtus ochrogaster isolate Prairie Vole_2 chromosome 2, MicOch1.0, whole genome shotgun sequence genome encodes:
- the Eln gene encoding elastin — protein MASLTAAVPQPGVLLIFLLNLLHPAQPGGVPGAVPGGVPGGVPGGVPGGVYYPGAGIGGLGGAGALGPGGKPPKPGAGLLGAFGAGPGGIAGAGPGAGLGAFPGAGGVVPGAGAAGALLPGAGAAAAYKAAAKAGVGLGGVGGVPGAGVGGVGGVGGVGGVPGVGIGGVPGGVAGLGGIGGLGVSTGAVVPQVGAGAAGVGVGAKPGKVPGVGLPGVYPGGVLPGTGARFPGVGVLPGVPTGTGVKAKAPGGGGAFAGIPGVGPFGGQQPGVPLGYPIKAPKLPGGYGLPYTNGKSPYGVAGAGGKAGYPTGTGVGSQAAAAAAKAAKYGAGGAGVLPGVGGAGIPGGAGAIPGIGGIAGAGTPAAAAAAKAAAKAAKYGAAGGLVPGGPGVRVPGVGIPGVGIPGVGGIPGVGGIPGVGGIPGVGGIPGVGGIPGVGGPGIVGGPGAVSPAAAAKAAAKAAKYGARGGVGIPTYGVGAGGFPGYGVGAGAGLGGAGQAAAAAAKAAKYGAGGAGGLGGLGGLVPGVGAGGVPGAIPGVPGTGGVPGAGTPAAAAAAAAAKAAAKAGQYGLGPGVGGVPSGVGVGGVPGGVGVGGVPGGVGPGGVTGIGAGPGIGLVPGGIGGAGTPAAAKSAAKAAAKAQYRAAAGLGAGVPGFGAGAGVPGFGAGAGVPGFGAGAGVPGFGAGAVPGSLAASKAAKYGAAGAGGLGGPGGLGGAGGLGGPGGLGGAGVPGGVAGAAPAAAAAAAKAAAKAAQYGLGGAGGLGAGGLGAGGLGAGGLGAGGLGAGGLGAGGLGAGGAIPGAAGLGGVSPAAAAKAAKYGAAGLGGVLGARPFPGGGVAARPGFGLSPIYPGGGAGGLGVGGKPPKPYGGALGALGYQGGGCFGKSCGRKRK, from the exons GGGTTCCAGGAGCTGTGCCCGGTGGAGTTCCCGGTGGAGTTCCTGGTGGAGTTCCTGGCGGAGTCTATTATCCAG GGGCTGGTATtggaggactgggaggagcaggag CTCTGGGACCTGGAGGAAAACCACCTAAACCAG GTGCCGGGCTTCTGGGGGCCTTTGGAGCAG GCCCTGGAGGAATCGCCGGTGCTGGCCCTGGGGCAG GTCTCGGGGCCTTTCCAGGGGCAGGAGGTGTGGTGCCTGGTGCAGGAGCCGCAGGAGCTCTGTTGCCTGGAGCGGGGGCAGCTGCAGCTTACAAAGCTGCTGCCAAAGCCG GGGTCGGGCTTGGTGGAGTCGGTGGCGTTCCTGGTGCTGGAGTTGGTGGAGTTGGTGGAGTTGGTGGAGTTGGTGGAGTCCCTGGTGTCGGAATTGGCGGCGTCCCTGGTGGTGTTGCTGGTCTTGGTGGCATTGGTGGCTTAGGAGTATCAACAG GTGCCGTGGTGCCACAAGTCGGAGCTGGAGCCGCTGGCGTCGGAGTGGGAGCAAAGCCTGGAAAAGTTCCGG GTGTTGGTCTTCCAGGTGTGTACCCAGGCGGAGTGCTCCCGGGCACAG GAGCTCGGTTCCCAGGTGTGGGGGTACTCCCTGGAGTTCCCACTGGCACAGGAGTCAAGGCCAAAGCTCCAG GTGGAGGTGGTGCTTTTGCTGGAATCCCAG GGGTTGGGCCCTTTGGGGGACAGCAGCCTGGTGTCCCACTGGGTTACCCCATCAAAGCACCAAAGCTGCCAG GTGGCTACGGACTGCCTTATACCAATGGGAAGTCACCCTATG GAGTGGCTGGTGCAGGGGGCAAGGCTGGCTACCCAACAGGGACAG GGGTTGGATCAcaggcggcggcagcagcagctaAAGCAGCCAAGTATG gtgctggaggagctggagtCCTTCCTGGTGTTGGAGGGGCTGGCATTCCTGGTGGTGCTGGCGCAATTCCTGGGATTGGAGGCATTGCAG GTGCTGGGACTCccgcagcagctgctgctgcaaaGGCTGCTGCTAAGGCTGCTAAGTATG GAGCTGCTGGAGGCTTAGTACCTGGTGGACCAGGAGTTAGGGTCCCAGGTGTTGGAATCCCAGGTGTTGGGATCCCAGGTGTTGGTGGAATTCCAGGTGTTGGTGGCATCCCAGGTGTTGGTGGCATCCCAGGTGTTGGTGGCATCCCAGGTGTTGGTGGCATCCCAGGTGTTGGGGGCCCAGGCATTGTGGGTGGACCAG GGGCTGTGTCACCAGCTGCTGCTGCTAAAGCTGCTGCCAAAGCTGCCAAATATG GAGCCAGAGGTGGAGTTGGCATTCCAACATATGGAGTTGGTGCTGGGGGCTTTCCTGGCTATGGTGTTGGAGCCGGAGCCGGACTCGGAG GTGCAGGCcaagcagctgctgctgctgccaaaGCTGCTAAATACG gtgctggaggagctggaggcctGGGAGGCCTGGGAGGCCTGGTGCCAGGTGTAGGAGCAGGTGGAGTACCAGGAGCAATACCAGGTGTACCAGGCACTGGTGGAGTGCCAG GAGCAGGTacccctgcagctgcagctgctgccgctgctgccaaGGCAGCCGCCAAAGCAGGCCAGTATG GTTTGGGCCCTGGCGTTGGTGGGGTTCCCAGCGGAGTTGGTGTTGGTGGGGTTCCCGGCGGAGTTGGTGTTGGTGGGGTTCCCGGCGGAGTTGGCCCTGGTGGTGTTACTGGCATTGGAGCTGGTCCCGGCATCGGCCTTGTACCTGGTGGTATTGGAG gagCAGGGACGCCAGCTGCCGCCAAGTCTGCTGCTAAGGCAGCCGCCAAAGCCCAGTACA GGGCTGCTGCCGGACTTGGTGCTGGTGTCCCTGGATTTGGGGCAGGAGCTGGTGTTCCTGGATTTGGGGCAGGTGCTGGTGTCCCTGGATTTGGGGCAGGTGCTGGTGTCCCTGGATTTGGGGCTGGAGCAG tcCCTGGATCCCTGGCTGCATCCAAAGCTGCTAAATACG gagcagcaggagctggTGGCCTTGGAGGTCCTGGAGGTCTTGGAGGTGCTGGTGGCCTCGGAGGGCCTGGGGGTCTCGGTGGGGCTGGTGTTCCAGGTGGTGTAGCAG GAGctgcacctgctgctgctgctgctgccgccaaGGCTGCAGCCAAGGCTGCCCAGTATG GTCTTGGTGGAGCTGGTGGACTGGGAGCTGGTGGACTGGGAGCTGGTGGACTGGGAGCTGGTGGACTGGGAGCCGGTGGACTGGGGGCCGGTGGACTGGGAGCCGGTGGACTGGGGGCTGGTGGAGCAATCCCCGGTGCTGCAGGCCTTGGAG GTGTATCCCCAGCTGCAGCTGCTAAAGCAGCCAAATATG GTGCTGCTGGCCTTGGAGGCGTCCTAGGAGCCAGGCCATTCCCAGGTGGAG GAGTGGCAGCAAGACCTGGCTTTGGACTTTCTCCTATTTACCCAG GTGGTGGTGCTGGGGGCCTGGGAGTTGGTG GAAAACCCCCGAAGCCCTATGGAGGAGCCCTTGGAGCCCTGGGATACCAAG GTGGGGGCTGCTTTGGGAAATCTTGTGGccggaagaggaagtga